In Populus alba chromosome 9, ASM523922v2, whole genome shotgun sequence, a genomic segment contains:
- the LOC118035236 gene encoding zinc finger CCCH domain-containing protein 49-like: MAHRLLKDPEADGWERSDFPIICESCLGDNPYVRMTRADFDKECKICTRPFTVFRWRPGRDARFKKTEVCQTCSKLKNVCQVCLLDLEYGLPVQVRDTALSINSNDAIPKSDVNREYFAEEHDRRARAGIDYESSYGKAQANDTILKLQRTTPYYKRNRAHVCSFFARGECTRGAECPYRHEMPITGELSQQNIKDRYYGVNDPVAMKLLNKAGDMPSLEPPEDESIKTLYVGGLDARISEQDLRDHFYALGEIESIKMVPQRAIAFVTYTTREGAEKAAEELSNKLVIKGLRLKLMWGRPQAPKPELESSDEARQQAAMTHSGMLPRAVVSQQHNQLHPPGMQDQHPPMHYFNIPPPPQQERTFYPSMDPQRMGALVGSQDGTPNGPAGAGENKSGLEKQQGQHYPYQSMPPPHVQYQQQHYAPYGYMPPMPPYQQYPPPYHSPVPTPQVVQSTQQYQHLVPAPRAAPAGSMTSTPSPQGSRAPAGSVPSGPPPQGSEAPAGSKSAGPPSPRPGEPEESKPSGPPP; this comes from the exons ATGGCGCACAGGTTGTTAAAAGACCCGGAGGCTGACGGATGGGAACGGTCTGACTTTCCTATCATCTGCGAGTCTTGCTTAGGCGACAATCCCTATGTCAGAATG ACCAGAGCTGACTTCGATAAGGAATGCAAGATATGTACTCGACCATTTACAGTGTTTAGGTGGAGGCCTGGTAGGGATGCGAGATTTAAAAAGACTGAAGTTTGCCAGACTTGCAGTAAGCTGAAAAATGTTTGTCAAGTCTGTCTTTTGGATCTAGAGTATGGTTTGCCTGTTCAAGTTCGTGATACTGCTCTCAGTATAAATTCCAATGATGCCATTCCAAAGAGTGATGTGAATAGAGAGTATTTTGCCGAGGAGCATGACCGAAGG GCTAGGGCAGGAATTGATTATGAGTCTTCATATGGAAAGGCTCAAGCAAATGATACTATTCTGAAGCTTCAAAGAACAACACCATACTACAAAAGAAATCGAGCACATGTTTGTAGCTTCTTTGCACGTGGTGAATGCACACGAGGTGCTGAGTGCCCTTATAGGCATGAGATGCCCATAACTGGGGAGTTGtcacaacaaaatattaaagatcGTTACTATGG AGTGAATGATCCTGTGGCAATGAAGCTACTCAACAAGGCTGGAGACATGCCCTCATTAGAACCACCAGAGGATGAAAGCATTAAAACGCTCTATGTAGGTGGGCTTGATGCGAGGATCAGTGAGCAGGACCTAAGGGATCACTTTTATGCCCTTGGCGAAATTGAATCCATAAAAATGGTGCCTCAAAGAGCAATTGCTTTTGTAACCTACACAACCAGAGAAGGAGCAGAAAAAGCCGCAGAGGAGCTCTCTAACAAGCTTGTCATCAAGGGCCTGCGGCTGAAATTGATGTGGGGTAGACCGCAAGCACCAAAACCTGAGTTGGAAAGTTCTGATGAAGCAAGGCAGCAGGCAGCAATGACCCATAGTGGGATGTTGCCCCGTGCAGTTGTATCTCAACAACACAACCAATTACATCCACCTGGCATGCAGGACCAACATCCTCCAATGCACTACTTCAATATCCCCCCACCACCTCAGCAAGAACGAACATTTTACCCATCAATGGATCCTCAAAGAATGGGTGCCCTTGTTGGATCCCAAGACGGTACTCCTAATGGGCCTGCAGGAGCAGGTGAGAATAAATCTGGATTGGAGAAGCAGCAAGGGCAGCACTATCCATATCAAAGTATGCCGCCACCTCATGTGCAATACCAACAACAGCATTATGCACCATATGGTTATATGCCTCCAATGCCACCGTATCAGCAGTATCCTCCGCCATATCATTCTCCAGTGCCCACCCCACAGGTTGTTCAATCCACACAGCAGTATCAGCATCTTGTGCCAGCACCAAGGGCGGCACCTGCAGGGTCCATGACCTCCACTCCATCACCTCAGGGATCCCGAGCACCTGCTGGGTCCGTGCCCTCCGGACCCCCACCTCAGGGATCTGAAGCACCTGCTGGGTCTAAATCCGCCGGCCCACCATCTCCTAGACCTGGAGAACCTGAAGAATCTAAACCCTCAGGGCCCCCACCTTAA
- the LOC118035234 gene encoding uncharacterized protein isoform X2, with amino-acid sequence MSYTRRSRYSLSPSPYRRDSRPDSRSLSRSRSRSRSYSRDVENPGNNLYVTGLSPGITKKELEKHFSAKGTVIDVHLVVDPWTREYRGFGFVTMSTVEEADHCIKYLDRSVLEGRVITVEKAKRKRGRTPTPGRYLGLRTIRVHRWTPSNSPYRSPSHSPYRRSTSRSPRYSSERNRNGSYSPRYHRHRSYSPYYYNHHRYLSRSRSPYSRSPVSGHDRSCSPYYSRHYSPDGRYYRRHGYCSVSRSPTPCRARRSYSRSISPSPWMRTSRRSYSRRTQGGAQVEAAIHAVNSLHQGGARGGVILEALHQGQGRA; translated from the exons ATGTCGTACACCAGAAGGTCAAGGTATTCCCTTTCGCCTTCCCCATACAGGCGAGACAGCAGGCCTGACTCCAGATCATTGTCGAGGTCGAGGTCGAGGTCCAG GAGCTACTCGAGGGATGTGGAGAATCCTGGTAACAATTTGTATGTGACAGGGTTGTCACCTGGGATTACCAAGAAGGAACTCGAGAAGCATTTTTCCGCCAAAGGAACG gTAATTGATGTTCATCTTGTCGTTGATCCATGGACAAGAGAATATCGTGGGTTTGGGTTTGTTACCATGTCTACTGTTGAGGAGGCTGATCATTGTATCAAGTATTTGGACCGATCGGTTCTTGAGGGTCGTGTCATTACAGTGGAGAAG GCTAAGCGGAAGAGAGGACGGACTCCTACTCCTGGAAGGTATTTGGGGCTGAGAACAATTCGTG TGCATCGCTGGACTCCTAGTAATTCTCCTTATCGATCTCCTAGCCACTCTCCTTATCGGAGGAGCACGAGTCGGTCGCCACGTTATTCATCTGAACGTAACAGGAATGGATCCTACTCCCCACGTTACCACCGACACAGATCATATTCTCCTTACTACTATAACCATCATCGATACCTCTCTCGATCTCGATCTCCATATAGTAGGTCCCCTGTCAGCGGGCATGACCGGTCGTGCTCACCTTACTACTCAAGGCATTACTCACCAGATGGCAGATACTATAGAAGACACGGCTATTGCTCTGTATCTCGCAGTCCTACTCCATGTAGGGCTCGGAGGAGTTATTCACGAAGCATCTCCCCTAGCCCTTGGATGAGGACCTCAAGGAGAAGCTATTCAAGGAGGA CCCAAGGAGGAGCTCAAGTAGAAGCAGCTATTCACGCAGTGAATTCCCTGCACCAAGGAGGAGCTCGAGGAGGAGTTATTCTAGAAGCGTTACACCAAGGCCAAGGAAGAGCTTGA
- the LOC118035234 gene encoding uncharacterized protein isoform X1, which yields MSYTRRSRYSLSPSPYRRDSRPDSRSLSRSRSRSRSYSRDVENPGNNLYVTGLSPGITKKELEKHFSAKGTVIDVHLVVDPWTREYRGFGFVTMSTVEEADHCIKYLDRSVLEGRVITVEKAKRKRGRTPTPGRYLGLRTIRVHRWTPSNSPYRSPSHSPYRRSTSRSPRYSSERNRNGSYSPRYHRHRSYSPYYYNHHRYLSRSRSPYSRSPVSGHDRSCSPYYSRHYSPDGRYYRRHGYCSVSRSPTPCRARRSYSRSISPSPWMRTSRRSYSRRSYARSISPSPWRRTSRRSYSRSVSPAPRRSYPRSISPSPRRSSSRSSYSRSEFPAPRRSSRRSYSRSVTPRPRKSLRRRGRSRDSSSASPTSRCASSSVTPSSELASPSH from the exons ATGTCGTACACCAGAAGGTCAAGGTATTCCCTTTCGCCTTCCCCATACAGGCGAGACAGCAGGCCTGACTCCAGATCATTGTCGAGGTCGAGGTCGAGGTCCAG GAGCTACTCGAGGGATGTGGAGAATCCTGGTAACAATTTGTATGTGACAGGGTTGTCACCTGGGATTACCAAGAAGGAACTCGAGAAGCATTTTTCCGCCAAAGGAACG gTAATTGATGTTCATCTTGTCGTTGATCCATGGACAAGAGAATATCGTGGGTTTGGGTTTGTTACCATGTCTACTGTTGAGGAGGCTGATCATTGTATCAAGTATTTGGACCGATCGGTTCTTGAGGGTCGTGTCATTACAGTGGAGAAG GCTAAGCGGAAGAGAGGACGGACTCCTACTCCTGGAAGGTATTTGGGGCTGAGAACAATTCGTG TGCATCGCTGGACTCCTAGTAATTCTCCTTATCGATCTCCTAGCCACTCTCCTTATCGGAGGAGCACGAGTCGGTCGCCACGTTATTCATCTGAACGTAACAGGAATGGATCCTACTCCCCACGTTACCACCGACACAGATCATATTCTCCTTACTACTATAACCATCATCGATACCTCTCTCGATCTCGATCTCCATATAGTAGGTCCCCTGTCAGCGGGCATGACCGGTCGTGCTCACCTTACTACTCAAGGCATTACTCACCAGATGGCAGATACTATAGAAGACACGGCTATTGCTCTGTATCTCGCAGTCCTACTCCATGTAGGGCTCGGAGGAGTTATTCACGAAGCATCTCCCCTAGCCCTTGGATGAGGACCTCAAGGAGAAGCTATTCAAGGAGGAGTTATGCTCGAAGCATCTCCCCTAGCCCATGGAGGAGGACCTCAAGGAGAAGCTATTCACGCAGTGTATCCCCTGCACCAAGGAGGAGTTATCCACGAAGCATCTCCCCTAGCCCAAGGAGGAGCTCAAGTAGAAGCAGCTATTCACGCAGTGAATTCCCTGCACCAAGGAGGAGCTCGAGGAGGAGTTATTCTAGAAGCGTTACACCAAGGCCAAGGAAGAGCTTGAGGAGGAGGGGGCGCTCTCGAGACAGCAGCAGTGCAAGCCCTACTTCCAGATGTGCCTCTAGCTCTGTCACCCCTAGCTCGGAGCTAGCTTCTCCATCTCATTGA
- the LOC118035231 gene encoding alpha-glucan phosphorylase, H isozyme, which produces MAPASVKPNSAGAASSTATVSAVSSSKVPPIARPLAGEPEEVASNINYHAQFSPHFSPFKFEPEQAYFATAESVRDRLIQQWNETYVHYHKEDPKQTYYLSMEYLQGRALTNAIGNLDIQDAYGEALNQLGHQLEDIVEQEKDAALGNGGLGRLASCFLDSMATLNLPAWGYGLRYRYGLFKQRITKEGQEEIAEDWLEKFSPWEIVRHDVVFPVRFFGHVEVNPDGSRKWVGGDIVQALAYDVPIPGYKTKNTNSLRLWEARASSEDFNLFLFNDGQYESASQLHSGAQQICAVLYPGDATENGKLLRLKQQFFLCSASLQDIILRFKERKNENGSWKWSEFSSKVAVQLNDTHPTLAIPELMRLLLDNEGLGWDEAWDVTTRTVAYTNHTVLPEALEKWSQSVMRKLLPRHMEIIEEIDKRFITMIRATRTDLESKLPSMCILDNNPQKPVVRMANLCVVSSHKVNGVAQLHSDILKAELFADYVSIWPKKFQNKTNGITPRRWLRFCSPELSNIITKWLKTDQWVTNLDLLVGLREFAENADLQAEWSSAKMANKQRLAQYILRETGVSIDPNSLFDIQVKRIHEYKRQLLNILGAIYRYKKLKEMSAEERKKTTPRTIMFGGKAFATYTNAKRIVKLVNDVGTVVNTDPEVNSYLKVVFVPNYNVSVAEMLIPGSELSQHISTAGMEASGTSNMKFALNGCLIIGTLDGANVEIREEIGEENFFLFGATADEVPRLRKERENGLFKPDPRFEEAKMYIRSGAFGSYDYNPLLESLEGNSGYGRGDYFLVGHDFPSYMDAQERVDEAYKDRKRWLKMSILSTAGSGKFSSDRTISQYAKEIWNIEECRVP; this is translated from the exons ATGGCTCCTGCTAGTGTTAAGCCCAATAGTGCTGGCGCTGCATCTAGTACAGCAACAGTGTCCGCGGTTTCTTCTTCTAAAGTACCTCCAATCGCACGCCCATTAGCTGGTGAACCAGAAGAGGTagcatcaaatataaattaccaTGCACAATTCAGTCCTCATTTCTCTCCTTTCAAGTTCGAACCTGAACAAGCCTACTTTGCCACTGCTGAAAGCGTCCGCGATCGCCTCATTCAA CAATGGAATGAGACTTATGTTCATTATCACAAAGAGGATCCAAAGCAGACTTACTATTTGTCAATGGAATATCTTCAAGGACGAGCTTTGACTAATGCAATTGGGAATCTTGACATTCAAGATGCTTATGGTGAGGCTTTGAATCAGTTAGGGCATCAACTTGAGGACATTGTTGAGCAG GAGAAAGATGCTGCACTTGGAAATGGGGGTCTAGGAAGACTTGCTTCATGTTTTTTAGACTCGATGGCAACGTTGAATTTGCCAGCTTGGGGATATGGTCTGAGGTACAGATATGGGCTGTTCAAGCAGCGGATCACCAAAGAGGGCCAAGAAGAAATTGCTGAGGACTGGCTGGAG AAGTTCAGTCCTTGGGAAATTGTCAGGCATGATGTTGTATTTCCTGTCAGGTTTTTTGGTCATGTGGAGGTTAATCCTGATGGATC CCGAAAATGGGTTGGTGGTGACATTGTGCAAGCTCTAGCCTATGATGTGCCAATTCCAGGATACAAAACCAAGAACACCAATAGTCTTCGTCTCTGGGAAGCAAGAGCTTCTTCTGAAGACTTCAATCTATTTCTATTTAATGATGGACAGTATGAATCCGCTTCACAGCTTCATTCTGGAGCTCAGCAG ATTTGTGCTGTTCTTTATCCTGGGGATGCTACAGAAAATGGAAAACTTTTGCGGCTGAAGCAACAATTCTTTCTGTGCAGTGCTTCACTTCAG GATATTATTCTTAGATTtaaggagagaaaaaatgaGAACGGATCATGGAAGTGGTCTGAATTTTCTAGCAAGGTTGCTGTACAACTGAATGATACTCATCCTACTCTTGCAATTCCAGAGCTGATGCGATTGTTGCTGGATAATGAGGGACTTGGATGGGATGAAGCTTGGGATGTCACAACTAG GACAGTTGCTTATACCAATCATACAGTCCTTCCTGAAGCACTGGAAAAATGGTCACAGTCTGTGATGCGGAAGCTTCTCCCGCGGCATATGGAAATCATAGAAGAGATAGACAAGAGG TTCATCACAATGATACGTGCCACTCGAACTGATCTTGAGAGCAAGCTTCCTAGTATGTGCATCTTGGATAATAATCCTCAGAAACCAGTTGTGCGGATGGCAAATCTATGTGTGGTATCTTCACATAAG GTGAATGGTGTTGCTCAGTTACACAGTGATATATTAAAGGCTGAGCTATTTGCAGACTATGTCTCTATATGGCCAAAAAAGTTCCAAAATAAAACCAATGGAATCACTCCTCGCCGGTGGCTTCGCTTTTGCAGTCCTGAGCTCAGtaatataattacaaaatgGTTGAAAACTGACCAGTGGGTTACCAACCTTGACCTACTTGTAGGTCTTCGAGAG TTTGCTGAAAATGCAGACTTACAAGCTGAATGGTCATCTGCCAAGATGGCTAATAAGCAGCGTTTAGCACAGTACATATTGCGAGAAACAGGTGTGAGCATTGATCCAAATAGTCTTTTTGACATACAAGTCAAGCGCATCCATGAATATAAGAGACAGTTGCTGAATATTTTGGGTGCAATATATAGGTACAAGAAACTAAAG GAGATGAGCGCTGAAGAGCGGAAGAAAACAACTCCACGTACCATTATGTTTGGAGGAAAAGCATTTGCAACATATACAAATGCTAAAAGAATTGTAAAGCTGGTAAATGATGTTGGCACTGTTGTCAATACCGATCCTGAAGTCAATAGTtatttaaag GTAGTATTTGTTCCAAATTACAATGTATCTGTGGCAGAGATGCTTATTCCTGGAAGTGAGTTGTCACAGCATATCAGCACAGCAGGCATGGAAGCAAGTGGCACCAGCAACATGAAGTTTGCACTCAATGGTTGCCTTATAATAGGAACCTTGGATGGCGCTAATGTTGAAATCAGGGAAGAAATAGGAGAGGAGAATTTCTTTCTCTTCGGTGCAACAGCAGATGAAGTCCCCAGACTGCGCAAGGAAAGAGAGAATGGATTG TTTAAACCAGATCCTCGGTTTGAAGAGGCCAAGATGTATATAAGAAGTGGAGCATTTGGAAGCTATGACTACAACCCACTTCTTGAGTCTCTAGAAGGGAACTCCGGTTATGGTCGTGGAGATTATTTTCTTGTTGGCCATGATTTCCCAAGCTACATGGATGCACAGGAAAGAGTAGATGAAGCTTACAA GGATCGTAAGAGGTGGTTGAAGATGTCTATACTTAGCACCGCTGGCAGCGGCAAATTCAGCAGTGATCGGACAATTTCCCAATACGCCAAGGAAATTTGGAACATAGAGGAGTGCCGGGTACCATAA
- the LOC118035232 gene encoding calmodulin-binding receptor-like cytoplasmic kinase 2, with amino-acid sequence MKMKKASSPHPPYTNPTKQVSHLQHELNKRPSKNRSVLSYVKTAFKRVVGSFTILLPRKSKADGIVNDAAKSNKQVGGRSFSTDLSTGSKSSSIFKSSSTCGSSSATSGMVGEGGFSIQEIFKMTDNFSPANKIGDGSFSTVYKGRLRDGSFVAVKRAQKNTYDKRLLLEFQNEAITLSKIEHLNLVRFYGYVEQGDERILVVEYVGNGNLREHLDGKKGSILEIAERLDIAIDVSHAVTYLHTYTDPPIIHRDIKASNVLITEKLRAKVADFGFARLTTEGSDATHISTQVKGTTGYLDPEYLRTYQLTEKSDVYSFGVLLVELMTGRHPIEEKRSLKERVTIKWAMQSLKVGDAIFVMDPLLRRSPGSTMAMEKVLKLARHCLAPSKQSRPSMKECSEVLWGIRKDLRASGSSSSAFISHQSADFPRREEKKSREAAFGIEDGGGYKFISA; translated from the exons atgaaaatgaagaaagcaTCTTCTCCCCATCCCCCTTACACGAACCCAACAAAACAGGTCTCTCATCTCCAACATGAACTGAACAAGCGCCCTAGCAAAAATCGTTCTGTCTTGAGCTATGTTAAAACTGCATTCAAAAGAGTGGTTGGATCCTTCACAATTTTGCTTCCCAGGAAAAGCAAGGCCGACGGCATTGTAAATGACGCAGCCAAAAGCAACAAGCAAGTCGGAGGGAGATCCT TTTCAACTGATCTTTCAACTGGAAGTAAGAGTTCATCGATATTCAAGTCCTCGAGTACCTGTGGATCTTCCAGTGCCACAAGTGGAATGGTTGGGGAAGGTGGTTTCTCCATTCAAGAGATTTTTAAGATGACCGACAATTTCTCGCCTGCCAATAAGATTGGAGACGGTAGCTTTTCTACCGTATACAAGGGGAGGCTCAGGGATGGATCTTTTGTTGCAGTGAAGCGTGCTCAAAAG AACACATATGACAAGCGTTTGTTACTGGAGTTCCAGAATGAAGCAATTACCCTGTCCAAGATTGAACATCTGAATTTGGTGAGATTTTATGGATACGTGGAGCAAGGAGATGAGCGAATCCTTGTGGTTGAATATGTTGGCAATGGAAATCTTCGAGAACATCTGGATG GTAAGAAAGGAAGTATACTTGAAATTGCTGAACGGCTAGATATTGCGATTGATGTGTCTCATGCAGTCACTTATCTTCACACATATACAG ATCCTCCAATAATCCACAGAGACATAAAAGCATCGAATGTTCTCATCACAGAGAAACTCCGAGCCAAAGTGGCAGACTTTGGGTTTGCGAGATTGACCACAGAAGGTTCTGATGCTACTCACATTTCTACTCAAGTCAAAGGAACAACAGGCTACTTGGATCCTGAATACTTGAGGACATATCAACTCACTGAAAAGAGTGATGTCTACTCTTTTGGTGTGCTTCTTGTTGAACTGATGACAGGAAGACACCCGATTGAAGAAAAGAGATCGTTAAAAGAGAGAGTCACCATAAAATGG GCAATGCAGAGTTTAAAAGTAGGAGATGCCATTTTTGTCATGGATCCATTACTAAGGAGGAGTCCTGGATCAACCATGGCAATGGAGAAGGTGCTTAAATTAGCACGCCACTGCCTGGCACCTTCAAAACAATCAAGGCCTTCCATGAAGGAATGCAGTGAAGTGCTATGGGGAATTCGAAAAGACTTGAGAGCAAGTGGTTCATCTTCTTCTGCTTTCATTTCTCACCAATCTGCAGACTTTCCtcggagagaagaaaaaaagagtcgAGAAGCAGCATTTGGTATTGAAGATGGCGGGGGCTATAAATTCATTTCTGCATGA
- the LOC118035275 gene encoding probable anion transporter 4, chloroplastic: MSLAHGWSRSFSGIVQSSFLRGYLITPVAVGTRVDYYGGEVVMGWGVALWSLATFLTPWAADTSLWALLATRAMLGIAEGVALPCVNNMIASLKGGKAKMLKKLYKPFLLDGSRRQNESGLLGLQWLDFNFGNAIGLTQSPILLSKGCIFGPFVIFGLSGFLWVLNDCTMWKSLLPVSRFSSTEDKHHHLLIYHVDLKHASWFSAVPWRVMGFMGYFGGIILKTAGTLAAIVGTVGAGFFVELRMYSGYLCNSLSLKYPELLFQEHWGFQPTKCKIFRGMVRGSFACITAPPSQFAYSPKNVILHLSSAGLFIMMP; the protein is encoded by the exons ATGTCTCTTGCTCACGGCTGGAGCCGATCCTTCTCCGGTATTGTTcag TCATCTTTCCTGCGGGGATATCTAATTACGCCAGTAGCAGTAGGGACGCGAGTGGATTATTATGGTGGTGAGGTAGTGATGGGATGGGGTGTTGCCTTGTGGTCATTAGCTACATTCCTTACGCCATGGGCGGCGGATACTTCATTATGGGCTCTACTTGCTACGCGAGCAATGCTTGGCATTGCTGAAGGCGTGGCTCTTCCTTGTGTGAACAACATGATAGCAAG TTTAAAAGGCGGTAAAGCTAAAATGTTGAAGAAACTGtacaaaccttttcttttagatGGTTCCCGGAGACAGAACGAGTCAGGGCTGTTGGGATTGCAATGGTTAGATTTCAACTTTGGAAATGCAATAGGACTCACGCAATCTCCAATCCTCTTGTCAAAAGGCTGTATATTTGGGCCATTTGTGATTTTTGGACTATCTGGATTCCTGTGGGTTTTG AATGATTGTACTATGTGGAAGTCTTTGCTTCCAGTATCTAGATTCAGCTCTACTGAGGACAAACACCATCACCTTCTG ATATATCATGTTGACCTCAAACATGCATCATGGTTTAGTGCTGTTCCATGGAGGGTGATGGGATTCATGGGATACTTTGGCG GAATAATATTGAAAACTGCCGGAACATTAGCAGCCATTGTGGGAACTGTTGGAGCTGGTTTCTTTGTTGAACTA AGAATGTACAGTGGCTATTTGTGCAACTCCCTTAGTCTCAAGTATCCAGAGCTTCTGTTTCAGGAGCATTGGGGTTTTCAACCAACAAAATGTAAGATTTTCAGAGGTATGGTCCGAGGTTCATTCGCCTGTATAACAGCTCCTCCTTCTCAGTTTGCTTATTCTCCGAAGAATGTCATTCTTCATCTTTCCTCTGCTGGCCTTTTCATTATGATGCCATAG
- the LOC118035230 gene encoding uncharacterized protein has protein sequence MEKAREFLNLSNEESESVSSIKFHPHRPWIERSFYEDFSIRGIQIDRIEPGFISTTFKVPPRLTDRSGKLATGAIANLVDEGGALVAQAEGIPFLVSVDMSISFLSTANVNDELEITARVLGRNGGYAGTIVLVKNKATGELIAEGRHSLFGKHNSKM, from the exons ATGGAGAAGGCCAGGGAGTTTTTGAATCTGAGCAATGAAGAATCAGAGAGCGTGTCCTCAATCAAGTTTCACCCTCACCGACCATGGATTGAACGCAGTTTCTATGAAGATTTTTCTATTAGGGGAATCCAAATTGACCGGATTGAACCCGGGTTCATCTCTACCACTTTCAAGGTCCCTCCTCGCCTCACT GATAGAAGTGGGAAGTTAGCAACCGGGGCAATTGCAAACCTCGTTGACGAAGGGGGTGCTTTAGTTGCCCAAGCTGAGGGTATCCCTTTTCTTGTCTCCGTGGACATGTCCATCTCTTTTCTCTCCACTGCAAACGTTAAT GATGAATTAGAGATCACTGCGAGGGTTTTAGGACGAAATGGAGGCTATGCTGGAACAATTGTTCTTGTGAAAAACAAAGCAACAGGGGAGTTAATTGCTGAAGGTCGACACTCCCTGTTCGGCAAACATAATAGCAAAATGTGA